In Eubalaena glacialis isolate mEubGla1 chromosome 4, mEubGla1.1.hap2.+ XY, whole genome shotgun sequence, one DNA window encodes the following:
- the LOC133090141 gene encoding mitochondrial import receptor subunit TOM7 homolog, producing the protein MVKLSREAKQRLQQLFKGGQFAVRWGFISLVIYLGLKRGADPGMPEPTVLSLLWG; encoded by the coding sequence ATGGTAAAGCTGAGCAGAGAGGCCAAGCAGAGGCTGCAGCAGCTTTTCAAGGGAGGCCAGTTTGCCGTCCGCTGGGGCTTTATTTCTCTCGTGATTTACCTGGGATTGAAGAGGGGTGCAGATCCTGGAATGCCTGAACCAACTGTTTTGAGCTTACTTTGGGGATAA